A genomic stretch from Pseudomonas sp. MUP55 includes:
- a CDS encoding amidohydrolase, translating to MNADLILFNGQFHTVDRENPRASAVAIRDGRFVAVGTDGEAMALRGSGTQVIDLKGRTVIPGLNDSHLHLIRGGLNYNLELRWEGVPSLADALRMLKDQADRTPTPQWVRVVGGWNEFQFAEKRMPTLEELNQAAPDTPVFVLHLYDRALLNRAALRVAGYTKDTPNPPGGEIVRDSNGNPTGMLVARPNAMILYSTLAKGPKLPLEYQVNSTRQFMRELNRLGLTSAIDAGGGFQNYPDDYAVIEQLAKDQQLTVRIAYNLFTQKPKEELSDFKNWTGSVTLHQGDDYLRHNGAGEMLVFSAADFEDFLEPRPDLPLTMEQELEPVVRHLVEQRWPFRLHATYDESISRMLDVFEKVNRDIPFNGLPWFFDHAETITPKNIERVRALGGGIAIQDRMAFQGEYFVERYGAKAAEATPPIKRMLAEGVPVGAGTDATRVSSYNPWTSLYWMVSGRTVGGLELHAEGLPRLTALELFTHGSAWFSSEQGKKGQIKVGQLADVAALSADFFSVDEEAIKWIESVLTVVGGKVVYGAGDFEDFAPPRVPVLPDWSPVVKVPGHWRPNSPLQAQVHQCSGPCGVHSHSHEKARLSSVPVSDFQGFWGAFGCSCFAF from the coding sequence ATGAACGCCGACCTGATTCTGTTCAATGGCCAGTTCCACACCGTGGACCGGGAAAACCCACGCGCCAGCGCCGTCGCCATCCGTGACGGGCGCTTCGTCGCCGTTGGCACTGACGGCGAAGCCATGGCCCTGCGCGGCAGCGGCACCCAGGTCATCGACCTCAAGGGCCGGACCGTGATCCCCGGCCTCAACGACTCGCACCTGCACCTGATCCGCGGCGGGCTGAACTACAACCTCGAATTGCGCTGGGAAGGCGTGCCGTCCCTGGCCGATGCCTTGCGCATGCTCAAGGACCAGGCCGACCGCACCCCCACGCCACAATGGGTGCGGGTCGTAGGCGGCTGGAACGAATTCCAGTTTGCCGAAAAACGCATGCCCACCCTGGAAGAACTCAACCAGGCCGCCCCTGATACGCCGGTGTTCGTGCTGCACCTGTACGACCGCGCCTTGCTCAACCGTGCGGCATTGCGCGTGGCCGGCTACACCAAGGACACGCCCAACCCTCCGGGCGGCGAGATCGTGCGCGACAGCAATGGCAACCCTACCGGCATGCTGGTGGCGCGGCCGAACGCGATGATCTTGTATTCGACCCTGGCCAAAGGCCCGAAACTGCCGCTGGAATACCAGGTCAACTCCACCCGCCAGTTCATGCGTGAACTCAATCGCCTGGGCCTGACCAGCGCCATCGATGCCGGCGGCGGTTTCCAGAACTATCCCGACGACTACGCGGTGATCGAGCAACTGGCCAAGGACCAGCAGTTGACGGTGCGCATCGCCTACAACCTGTTCACCCAGAAGCCCAAGGAAGAGCTCAGCGACTTCAAGAACTGGACCGGCAGCGTCACCCTGCATCAGGGCGATGACTACCTGCGTCACAACGGCGCCGGCGAGATGCTGGTGTTTTCGGCCGCCGACTTCGAAGACTTCCTCGAGCCGCGTCCGGACCTGCCGCTGACCATGGAACAGGAGCTGGAGCCGGTGGTACGCCACCTGGTGGAGCAGCGCTGGCCGTTCCGCCTGCACGCCACCTATGACGAGTCGATCTCGCGCATGCTGGATGTGTTCGAGAAGGTCAACCGCGACATCCCGTTCAACGGCCTGCCGTGGTTCTTCGACCACGCCGAAACCATCACCCCGAAAAACATCGAACGCGTGCGCGCCCTCGGCGGCGGCATTGCGATCCAGGACCGCATGGCGTTCCAGGGCGAATATTTTGTCGAGCGCTATGGCGCCAAGGCCGCCGAAGCCACGCCGCCGATCAAGCGCATGCTCGCCGAAGGCGTACCGGTCGGCGCGGGCACCGACGCCACGCGGGTGTCGAGCTACAACCCGTGGACCTCGCTGTACTGGATGGTCAGCGGCCGCACCGTGGGTGGCCTGGAACTGCACGCCGAGGGCCTGCCGCGCCTGACCGCGCTGGAACTGTTCACCCATGGCAGCGCCTGGTTCTCGTCCGAACAGGGCAAGAAGGGCCAGATCAAGGTGGGCCAATTGGCGGACGTCGCGGCACTCTCGGCGGACTTTTTCAGCGTCGATGAAGAAGCCATCAAGTGGATCGAGTCGGTGCTCACCGTGGTCGGCGGCAAGGTGGTCTACGGCGCCGGCGATTTCGAAGATTTCGCACCGCCGCGTGTGCCGGTACTGCCGGACTGGTCGCCGGTGGTCAAGGTGCCGGGGCACTGGCGTCCGAACTCGCCCCTGCAAGCCCAGGTTCACCAGTGCAGCGGCCCGTGCGGCGTGCACTCTCACAGCCATGAGAAAGCGCGTCTTTCCAGCGTTCCGGTCAGCGACTTCCAGGGCTTCTGGGGTGCGTTTGGCTGCTCGTGCTTTGCCTTCTGA
- the ycaC gene encoding isochorismate family cysteine hydrolase YcaC encodes MTYKRLNKDDAVVLMVDHQTGLISLVQDFSPNEFKNNVLALADVAKFFNLPTILTTSFEAGPNGPLVPELKALFPDAPYIARPGQINAWDNEDFVKAVKATGRKQIIIAGVVTDVCVAFPTLCALAEGFEVFVVTDASGTFNETVQQAAWARMTAAGAQLVNWFSVACELQVDWRNDMEGLANLLSPRIPNYRNLMNSYSAFTAK; translated from the coding sequence ATGACTTACAAGCGCTTGAACAAAGACGACGCCGTTGTACTGATGGTCGATCACCAGACCGGCCTGATCTCGCTGGTGCAGGATTTCTCCCCCAACGAATTCAAGAACAACGTGCTGGCCCTGGCCGACGTGGCCAAGTTCTTCAACCTGCCGACCATCCTGACCACCAGTTTTGAAGCCGGCCCCAACGGCCCGCTGGTTCCGGAACTCAAGGCCCTGTTCCCGGACGCGCCGTACATTGCCCGCCCTGGCCAGATAAACGCCTGGGACAACGAAGACTTCGTCAAGGCCGTCAAGGCGACCGGCCGCAAGCAGATCATCATTGCCGGTGTGGTGACGGATGTGTGCGTTGCCTTCCCAACCCTGTGCGCCCTGGCCGAAGGCTTCGAGGTGTTCGTGGTCACCGACGCCTCTGGTACCTTCAACGAAACCGTACAGCAAGCCGCGTGGGCACGTATGACCGCCGCGGGCGCGCAATTGGTGAACTGGTTCTCGGTGGCCTGCGAGCTGCAGGTGGACTGGCGCAACGACATGGAAGGCCTGGCCAACCTGCTGTCGCCGCGCATCCCCAACTACCGCAACCTGATGAACAGCTACTCGGCGTTCACCGCCAAGTAA